A DNA window from Deltaproteobacteria bacterium contains the following coding sequences:
- a CDS encoding sigma-54-dependent Fis family transcriptional regulator, with the protein MDKVLIIDDEAGLRLMLRAVLEDVGYRVDDASDGEKGLASFEAGEYGVVLLDMRMPGMDGMEVLRRILHSAPNQPVVMLTAFGTVGSAVEAMKSGAFDYLTKPADNEELKAVVAKACEHGRLRRENADLRKRLGGGRAIIGQSRTMARVLDLLDQAGPTEVTVLVTGESGTGKELVAEALHSRSARKNMPLIKVNCAALPSDLLESELFGYRKGAFTGAVQDKPGRFQLASGGTLFLDEIGEMPVALQAKILRALQERVVEPLGSVRAEEVDVRLVAATNRDLQTEVAAGRFREDLYYRLNVLEIHMPPLKDRQGDIPLLVEFLIRKLGEKNRKSIRSASPAFLEALERYSWPGNVRELENTLERAIILSRADVLEPRDLPAHVFEPRTSESSADPDLSPGSTVQSETPLDRAEREALVRTLAKHGGHREQTARALGISRRTLQYKIRKFGLKTRRG; encoded by the coding sequence ATGGACAAGGTGTTGATCATTGACGACGAGGCAGGCCTGCGCCTCATGCTCCGGGCCGTGCTGGAAGACGTCGGCTACCGGGTGGACGACGCCTCTGACGGAGAGAAAGGCCTGGCCAGCTTCGAGGCCGGGGAATACGGGGTCGTGCTCCTGGACATGCGCATGCCGGGCATGGACGGGATGGAGGTTCTGCGTCGGATACTGCACTCGGCTCCGAACCAGCCAGTGGTCATGCTGACGGCTTTTGGGACCGTTGGCTCGGCTGTGGAGGCCATGAAGTCCGGAGCCTTCGACTATCTGACCAAGCCGGCGGACAACGAGGAACTGAAGGCCGTGGTGGCCAAAGCCTGTGAACACGGACGGCTTCGGAGAGAGAACGCGGACCTCCGCAAACGCCTGGGCGGAGGCCGGGCCATCATCGGCCAGAGCAGGACCATGGCCAGGGTTCTCGATCTGTTGGATCAGGCCGGACCGACGGAGGTCACGGTCTTGGTGACCGGGGAGTCGGGAACGGGCAAGGAATTGGTGGCCGAGGCACTGCATTCCAGAAGTGCCCGGAAGAACATGCCCCTGATCAAGGTCAATTGCGCGGCCCTGCCGTCTGATCTCCTGGAAAGCGAATTGTTCGGGTATCGGAAGGGGGCCTTCACCGGAGCCGTGCAGGACAAGCCGGGACGGTTCCAGTTGGCCTCGGGGGGAACGCTTTTTCTGGACGAGATCGGGGAAATGCCCGTGGCCCTGCAGGCCAAGATCCTTCGTGCCCTGCAGGAACGGGTGGTGGAGCCTTTAGGTTCGGTCCGGGCCGAGGAGGTTGACGTCAGGCTGGTCGCGGCCACCAACCGGGATCTCCAGACCGAAGTGGCGGCCGGAAGGTTTCGGGAGGATCTCTACTACCGGCTGAACGTCCTGGAGATTCACATGCCTCCGCTGAAGGATCGCCAAGGAGACATTCCCCTCCTGGTGGAATTCTTGATCCGCAAACTCGGGGAGAAGAACCGCAAAAGCATCCGATCGGCCAGCCCGGCCTTTTTGGAGGCCTTGGAGCGGTATAGCTGGCCGGGCAATGTCCGGGAACTGGAGAACACCCTGGAGCGGGCCATCATCCTCTCCCGGGCCGACGTTCTGGAGCCCAGGGACCTTCCCGCCCATGTTTTCGAGCCCCGGACCTCGGAGTCTTCGGCCGATCCGGACTTGTCCCCTGGGTCAACGGTCCAAAGCGAGACCCCGTTGGACAGGGCCGAACGCGAAGCCCTGGTCAGAACCCTGGCCAAACACGGGGGACACAGGGAACAGACCGCCCGGGCCTTGGGCATCAGTCGCCGTACCCTCCAGTACAAGATTCGCAAGTTTGGACTGAAGACCCGGAGGGGATAG
- a CDS encoding periplasmic heavy metal sensor — protein sequence MKICNHRVHGLTMFLVLLMAGTAMAWGPKFEGRGDCLGKGVRENCILNTLSEDMKIEAETLMNEHMKERFVLRQDLEARRAELAGLMVDPVANQETIQDNLKKTAEIRSQLDQNRVAFQTEVFKMTGKSCVMDGCGCGQGPRYGRGDFRDKGQGRKMAKAERGGSPQFER from the coding sequence ATGAAAATATGCAATCACAGGGTACACGGTCTGACAATGTTTCTGGTCCTGCTCATGGCCGGAACGGCAATGGCATGGGGGCCCAAGTTCGAGGGTCGGGGTGACTGCCTGGGAAAGGGCGTTCGTGAGAATTGTATCCTGAACACTTTGTCCGAAGACATGAAGATCGAAGCCGAAACGCTCATGAACGAGCATATGAAAGAGCGATTCGTGCTACGCCAGGATCTTGAGGCGAGGCGGGCCGAACTGGCCGGTTTGATGGTTGATCCGGTGGCCAATCAGGAGACCATTCAGGACAATCTCAAAAAGACCGCTGAGATCAGGTCCCAGTTGGATCAAAACCGGGTCGCATTCCAGACCGAGGTCTTCAAGATGACCGGCAAGAGCTGCGTCATGGACGGGTGCGGATGCGGTCAGGGTCCCCGGTATGGACGAGGGGATTTCCGAGATAAGGGGCAGGGCCGCAAGATGGCCAAGGCCGAACGAGGGGGTTCCCCTCAGTTCGAACGATAG